The DNA segment ATGTGTTGCCTACATAAGCGTGTGTAGATGGCTGTTGCCTGTTTCACCTTACTAACTGTACAAAACCCTAAACATCTTCCACAATCTGGCTCTCTTGTCACCAATTTGCAGCAAAATGACCTTCTGCATATGTTAACACAAAGAGGGGCATAGTTAACAGCACCAGCTGGGGGGtgaagctctctctctctctctctctctctgtctctcacacacacacatgactctgaagaatgttggtcatcgaacaacattgaccccaattgacttccattgtatgaacacaaaaccacagagacatttctcaaaatatattctttgcaTGCACTGAAGAATCACATCacatctctcatctctctcagTTGATGTATAAACACAAAGTTGTAAAATAGATTTACATTAATATGACTCAGTCACATCCAAAGGgataagggatagttcatccaaaaatgaaaattctgtcatcatttactcacgctcatgtaattgcatacctgtataaattactttgttctgatgaacgcaaagaaagatatttggaagaatgttagtcattagTTAGTtcatttcagttctgggacatcattgactaccatagtaggaagaattaaatggtcgTCAAatgtgcccgagaactctttgttttcctaaattctccaaaatatctcattatgtgttcaacaggaaaaaatttttttaaacaaattcctactatggtagtggattgAACCAAGTTGAAAATTGCTATCATTcttccaaacaaagaaatttatacaggtttgaaacaacctgagggtgagtaaatgacagatatttcaattttggatgaactatcccttcaagacTGTTTTGGATCTCCTGATGAGTTAAatgctatacagtaatatacgCGTGCACTGCGATCCGCACATGGGTGTACATGTGATGCGATAGGACTTTCTTTCATTATCATTATATCGATCACAGTTTAACTTCCAAGAATCCATATTATGTTACACATAATATGAACGCTTACAGATagtaaataaatttacagtcaTATCTTTCTCCAAGCAAAGATTGTTCGCGTTGTGAAAAGAAAGTAGGCTACTGCTGTACGATGAATGAGATCTAAATCTCAACACTGCGCAAACTTCAATACTGCACAATGGCCACTAGGTGGCGATCATACACCATGataattaaaacacacttaAGTGAAACTAAACGTTGCGGTGTCTCTAGCAATTTATTCACAGCGCTCTGCActcattgtttaaaaatattacagcGAGGGTCTCGATCAAGATAATAGAAATGGGATTAGCACATTCTCGGTGAGTTGCCTTTTAAAAGTCTCTCTCAGCACAGCGCAAATTTAAAAGAAGTGATTGTTTGGACTTAGTAGCGGAGGTTTAACTGTTATGCTGGGCTTGGATTCGTGGCGGAAGAAAGTAGTTCTCTGTTTCCTTTAAAACCGGAGGGGTTTAAACACACTCCGAAGTTGTTTCTGGATTATCTACAAATTTGTGCCGTCGAACTGATTtataaatgcaatatcgctATCGTAGTCGTGTATGTAGTCTTTTTATATCTGCATGGCTGTGATTGCCTCTGGCCTAATCACAGCCATGAAGATATAAGAACACATACACGACTACccgagcgatattgcattaataACAACCATGCAGCTTGATTATCCCTATATATCAGACTGGATTATGAAGcatctacatactgtagtaaaactgaATTTACCGGAAtatgtaaatcattaaaaactATAAATTAACCCCTAACAGGTCAAAGCTCCACTATAACATGCAGCTGACATGAACTATGCATACAATGTAAATGGTGAAAACATTCATGcattgtatatgactctttcgtcttgagaacacaaaagaagatattttgaggaatgtctcagtggtttacagtggaagtcaatggggttcaatgttgttttgttaccaacattcttcaaattatcttcttttgtgttctcaagatgaaagagtcatataagtaagaaattcatacaggtttggaaggacatgaagatgaataaatgatgaacgaattttcatttttgggtgaactatcccttcattAAATGTAACCTTAAATGTTTCTATTGATGGTCAATAtgtcatatttataattatgcAAATATACATGTTTGATTGTTAAATTCCAGTCCAACCTCATTGACAAACCTCAGCACATTTTACAGCCTCTCATTCAGATTGGCATTTGCTGTGAGATGGCACGTTGCTCTGCTAACCTGGCACATCTCATTCCAAACAGTGTGTCATTTGAAACAACACGAGTGAGGATGTAAAAGCCCAACAGATTGAGAAGTGTGCTTGCATAATAGGAATGTCAAGTGTTCCATTAATTTGATTCCAAAATGAACTTCAAAAAGGTCAGAACATAATCTAAAGGATGCGATAATGAAAGATCCGTTTTTGGCGTGACAGGGTTCTCTTTGGCTAGGTAAAAATGCAGTGAATGTAAAAACTGATTAAAATCCTTTATTCGTTGACTCTATTCATTTGATATCTTATTAGCTATAAGTGTTTTATTATGGACTAGCCAAAATCATgataatacatacagtacatatgtaGTTTATATACGTGCTGACAAAAAGCAATGCAATGACAttatcaattatttaaaattcaTATTCTATGTGTATGAAAAACTGATGCAAGATCGAGTCTTAAttgaaaaatctaaaatctaggCCACAAGACTTTCACAAAAATTCCATTacagaaatagaaaaaaaagaaaattctgtcattacttgCACACATCTTGTTCCAAACTCATGAGATTTTTTACATAATCTTCACGCAGCAATCAGTCAACTGCAAAAAGGaatgataaataaaaagtgTTACGGGtgctaataaatatattttatatatggtTAAATTAATAACACCTTTTCTTTTCTGTGGTTGTTGTTATAGGTAAACAAACATATATGAAAACATGGCAGATGTAATATGTCTGAGAAGTGTGTGTCACAGGATGCATACACAATATAAAGAATGTATTGTTTTAACAGTCaggatatattttattttattgaacacGCACAGTACGTGATGTTGGACACAGGGTGGGATTGTATCTGCCACGACTCATGTATCCGTCGTTCTGTGCAAACAAATTGTCTCCCTCCCACAATGCAACAACTAATCCTTTATGGTAACACtgtcacaatttatttttatgtttttaaaggtatagttcacccatgaataaaatttttcaaaatttacAAATCCTCGCATATAAAGGATAACTTCCTTTTTTAGATACATAGGTCAAAAATATGCCCTAATTTTCCTTATACTGGAAGTGACTCAACATTCTATAAATCCAAAATGCACATACATCAATCATAAATGTAATCCAAATAACTCCActgggttaataaatgtcttctgttgTGAAACGATGTGTTatattgaatttattttatgtagtCAAAACCactccattaaagggatacttcacccaaaaattctgtcatcatttactcaccttcgagttgttccaaatctgtataagtttcattgttctgatgaacacagagaaagaaatttggaagaatgcttataaccaaacagattttgcaccccgccataaaaaaaaaaattctgtcatcatttactcatcctcatttCATCTCAAacttgactttgtttcttctgcaaaagaaggtattttgaaaaatgttggtaacagaaaactgttggtccccattgacttgcatcggttttgtgcccatacagttgaagtcaatggggaccaacagtttttggaaactgacatatttaaaaatatcttcttttgtgttttgcagagaaataaaatcacacaaatttaaaaagacaacagggtgagaaaatgacgacataattttcatttttaggggaAATATTCCGCACATTAGCACAAAatcatacactctaaaaaaacgTTGGGATATTTCAACTCATCATTGGGTCAAagatggacaaacccaactgttgggttaaatgaACCCAGAGAACGTTTATATTTGAccaaacaatgggttaaaacaaaccCAACCAACCCAACCATTggatttgtccatttttgacccaacaaggggtaacccaacattttttaaagtgtaaattGCAGCACGTATCATATGACAACTAGTAACAAGACACACAACAACCACTGATATCCGAAGTTCTCGACGTGACACCAAAAATACTTGAAAACATGCGGCAGAGTGtatataatgacagaatttcaataTTAGATTATCGATTAGATTATCAAAGACATTTCTGGAGCTCAGAGCACCTGATATACAACCCATAACACATCTGCACGCTTCCCTCCACTCGCctacatttacacacatttgttAGCGGTATCAGAGCAGGTGGCGCAAACAGGCGGGCACCAGCAGGAAACTGGCTGTCCAGACCAGCTCTCTTTACACTCTCTGATCGCCCTCTCTCTCAGTGATCTGGCAGGAGCTCCAGACACGTGCTCTCACGAAGACCAGCAGCACCATATGACGGGTAAAGACACAGCTCTCTTGCTGTATTGGACGAAGGTGTTGTTTGCTGTCTGTAAAGTATTACTTACGAacaacacatttgtatgagGCATGAATTATCTTATAAACAATTTGAGCAAATTTTAAACCCTTGACGCATTTAGGGCATCATGAGGCACAGCTTTCATTTGAAGGGACAACCAGTATGATTATGCAAAGAtatgcatttttattcattaatattttatCGCCTTTACGCTGCGTTGTGATTACATTTATTCTTGTCTAAAACCAACTTTCAACGTCAACCCAATTAATCTGCAACCTTGCAACCCACAGGTATTTCCTTTAGAAAATCCTAATGGAGTTAAAACGGTATGTAATCTCTCACCTCAAGTTCTTGAAATTCGTCATCGTCGTCATCTACGTCATAGGAAAGTGTTTGGATCTTGGCGTCTTCCATAGAAAGATCCAGAAGCCTGCCGTCAGCGAACACAATTCCATCTTTAGCCGAGCCAGAAGAGGCAGGGGTCATTTCTTCAATGAAAGTGGTCTCGCAGCAGTCCCCTCCCTCACCCCATGCTCTCAACATGCTCTCGGGATAAAGAATGAGGTTGGGCCTGTAATAAGGGTCTATGGCTTGGGGAAGAGCGCTGGGGTTAAGCAACTGCGGGGGCCCTTTCCCATCCTGTGTCCCATTTTTGTCCTTGGACACCACGTGGCCCTGATACTGTGGAGCGGAATAAGCCGACACCAGTCCTTCCTTAGTCTCCACCATTAGGTTATGGGTATTGATCAATCCGTTACGTTTGCAGCATTCAGGACCCAGGTCCCCACTCCCTGCTAATGGTGTCTTCCCTTGATCTCTCTCATCGGCCGCTCCGGGTTCAAGTCCTGTTCTTAACACTCTCTCCATGCTGGTCTATCGGCGCTGGTGAGGGGGAAGGCTCGCCTCACGAATGACTTTGTGGAGGCATGAGGTATAAAGTATCCCTCCCCTTCTCTCCTGCAAGATTCAACATCAACATGGTTATAAAATGGCAGTGGAAGATGATGAAAGATGTGATGCGATTCTTCAGTGTGAtgcaaagaagatattttgagaaatgtctcagtggttttgtgttcatacaatggaattcaatgagggtcaatgttgttcggttaccaaaatccttcaaaatatcttttgcgttctgcagaagaaattaagtcataaaggtttggaatgacatgaggggaagtaaatgtaagaattaaaaaaattatgaactgtccctttaagtataaTCAGTAAATGCTATGATTTGCaacatgtatgtttttatgcaAATTATGCAGAAGAATAAAAAACCTTTACTGCTAAAGGATCCTagagtttttgttgttgttgtttctcAACTATGCGAATGTTGGTTGCTTTTATCTAATACATATCAAAGCATTCAGCATTAAAACATCTTTGTGAACTGTGTCCAATGCTGGGGTCACCTAATGTGTGTCAGCACTTTGATTCTTCTCTTTTTATAAAGATGTCTTCTGTACACAGGGCCACAAGTAAAGTCATCTCACCCATGGCATCTGTTGCAAGAGATGTCAGAATTAAGTGTATCAACTCATCGCAATTCAAATCAGCAAATATGTGTGATAAGGCCTCAACGTGATGTGTCAATAATGCTTTTTCGAAGGGGATACACATATACAGAACATGTGCTAGTTGACAGGTCTAGTAAAGCCTTTTGCTATGTCATAATTATACAAATAATGACATCACAAATGACCAGTTTATCAAATTGAGTAATGAATAACTAATATGCGCTTTCAAtggccaaaaaataaaatgtatttactataagGGATGTCTGTACATTTTCAAACTGACACAAGGCTGAAACATCTGTTAGTTGGGTACAATTATTGGCCAAGTGAGATAATATCAAAACAGCCAAATATCAGACATCATAATTGTTATCTACATTATGCCTTCAATTATTTTCATTCTAACATAAAGTCAGGAAGCTGTCATCAGAAGCAACACTGTAGAAAAACGCTGGGTTGATCCACTTATGGCACAACCCCCAAAGGCTGATTTAAATGATCTTTCTCAATATTtctatatttgacccaaccacgGGTTGAAACCAACATAAATCCAgcatttatttgtgtatgtggctatgcactcttaaaaataaggtgcttgaaaaggttcttcacagcagtGCCATTGGAGAACCAAAAAGAATACAAAAGTGtagcccggtttcacagacgaggcttaaaactagtcccagactaaaatga comes from the Triplophysa rosa linkage group LG9, Trosa_1v2, whole genome shotgun sequence genome and includes:
- the LOC130559485 gene encoding synapse differentiation-inducing gene protein 1 isoform X1 — protein: MERVLRTGLEPGAADERDQGKTPLAGSGDLGPECCKRNGLINTHNLMVETKEGLVSAYSAPQYQGHVVSKDKNGTQDGKGPPQLLNPSALPQAIDPYYRPNLILYPESMLRAWGEGGDCCETTFIEEMTPASSGSAKDGIVFADGRLLDLSMEDAKIQTLSYDVDDDDDEFQELESEYSSDSESEDNFLMMPPRDHLGLSVFSMLCCFWPLGIAAFYLSHETNKAVNKGDFHRASSSSRRALFLAVLSITIGTGIYVGVAVALIAYLSKNNHL
- the LOC130559485 gene encoding synapse differentiation-inducing gene protein 1 isoform X3 — encoded protein: MERVLRTGLEPGAADERDQGKTPLAGSGDLGPECCKRNGLINTHNLMVETKEGLVSAYSAPQYQGHVVSKDKNGTQDGKGPPQLLNPSALPQAIDPYYRPNLILYPESMLRAWGEGGDCCETTFIEEMTPASSGSAKDGIVFADGRLLDLSMEDAKIQTLSYDVDDDDDEFQELESEYSSDSESEDNFLMMPPRDHLGLSVFSMLCCFWPLGIAAFYLSHEIYPNQEQRIQNSPN
- the LOC130559485 gene encoding synapse differentiation-inducing gene protein 1 isoform X2; this encodes MERVLRTGLEPGAADERDQGKTPLAGSGDLGPECCKRNGLINTHNLMVETKEGLVSAYSAPQYQGHVVSKDKNGTQDGKGPPQLLNPSALPQAIDPYYRPNLILYPESMLRAWGEGGDCCETTFIEEMTPASSGSAKDGIVFADGRLLDLSMEDAKIQTLSYDVDDDDDEFQELESEYSSDSESEDNFLMMPPRDHLGLSVFSMLCCFWPLGIAAFYLSHEETESYNRTVRYLRRPQMTSPGGGMNHDTRPSGQLSALYATKFESTN